The following are encoded together in the Zingiber officinale cultivar Zhangliang chromosome 8A, Zo_v1.1, whole genome shotgun sequence genome:
- the LOC122010213 gene encoding uncharacterized protein LOC122010213 isoform X1 — protein MIIEGPMAEEHPAPSTGELTLQKIAVSSIGFQENDQIDHASDDCWFDDEPPVETSGAELIREQKWRHDHFYTMGYRDGISAGKEASAQEGFNVGFKQSAYDCR, from the exons ATGATTATAG AAGGGCCTATGGCTGAAGAGCATCCAGCACCATCAACAGGGGAGCTGACTCTCCAAAAAATTGCTGTTTCATCGATCGGATTTCAAGAAAATGATCAAATCG ACCATGCGTCTGATGACTGTTGGTTTGATGATGAGCCTCCTGTTGAGACTTCAGGTGCTGAGTTAATCAGAGAGCAGAAGTGGCGACATGACCATTTTTATACA ATGGGTTATCGGGATGGTATATCTGCAGGCAAAGAGGCTTCTGCCCAAGAAGGCTTCAATGTGGGCTTCAAGCAATCCGCATAtgattgtagatag
- the LOC122010213 gene encoding uncharacterized protein LOC122010213 isoform X2 codes for MAEEHPAPSTGELTLQKIAVSSIGFQENDQIDHASDDCWFDDEPPVETSGAELIREQKWRHDHFYTMGYRDGISAGKEASAQEGFNVGFKQSAYDCR; via the exons ATGGCTGAAGAGCATCCAGCACCATCAACAGGGGAGCTGACTCTCCAAAAAATTGCTGTTTCATCGATCGGATTTCAAGAAAATGATCAAATCG ACCATGCGTCTGATGACTGTTGGTTTGATGATGAGCCTCCTGTTGAGACTTCAGGTGCTGAGTTAATCAGAGAGCAGAAGTGGCGACATGACCATTTTTATACA ATGGGTTATCGGGATGGTATATCTGCAGGCAAAGAGGCTTCTGCCCAAGAAGGCTTCAATGTGGGCTTCAAGCAATCCGCATAtgattgtagatag